A window of the Fundidesulfovibrio magnetotacticus genome harbors these coding sequences:
- a CDS encoding glycosyltransferase produces MSAPDPSAFWRSMPPEVRTGLLAASCGQRRLGGLARQALSRPESARLGLDLALAAWEEAPLDGAAAGFVLDLDARIPFLAPHLRALAGSVRRAWGQPPAGDPLAALAGRGLVLDLLKGLRGRLRAEPGNLLWRRNLLELAFSLGRLDAAEEALHAPWPPGLDQLSARCAADLAFLRGDHARAAGLYRPALALRASRVRLGRCLLAQGLREEALAQWRKVLAQAPWRASLALALHDVREGLDLPGEPPPGRTAVCLYTCNKAPEADRALASAADSLPDGACLLALDNGGTDETPGVFRAWAERLGERMEAVRLPVNVGAPAARNWLAALSAARGFEFTAYLDDDARLPADWAGHMGRAVRAYPDAGVWGCKVCDRDFLPRVQNADHHLEESPDPEGGFASPCADDPDFGQFDSLRPCVSVTGCFHLLRTELLREQGGFDIRFSPTQYDDLDHDLRLAARGLPPVYNGHLRVAHAGLSGRSPTRAYQGLSRGNLLKLKAKHPPEAREALRREDADRALADLEAKLARLALGNRLTD; encoded by the coding sequence GTGAGCGCGCCTGATCCCTCCGCCTTCTGGCGCTCCATGCCCCCGGAGGTGCGGACCGGGCTCCTGGCGGCCAGCTGCGGTCAACGCCGCCTGGGCGGCCTGGCGCGCCAGGCCCTGTCCCGGCCCGAGAGCGCCCGCCTGGGCCTGGACCTGGCCCTGGCCGCCTGGGAGGAGGCCCCGCTGGACGGGGCGGCCGCCGGGTTCGTGCTGGACCTGGACGCCCGCATCCCCTTCCTGGCCCCCCACCTGCGCGCGCTGGCCGGGTCCGTGCGCCGGGCCTGGGGCCAGCCCCCGGCCGGAGACCCCCTGGCCGCCCTGGCCGGCCGGGGCCTGGTCCTGGACCTTCTGAAAGGCCTGCGCGGGCGGCTGCGTGCCGAACCGGGCAACCTGCTCTGGCGTCGCAACCTCCTGGAACTGGCCTTTTCCCTGGGCCGCCTGGACGCGGCCGAGGAGGCACTGCACGCTCCCTGGCCGCCGGGCCTGGACCAACTCAGCGCGCGCTGCGCGGCCGACCTGGCCTTCCTGCGGGGGGACCACGCCCGGGCCGCCGGGCTCTACCGGCCAGCGCTGGCCCTGCGCGCCTCGCGCGTCCGGCTGGGCCGCTGCCTGCTGGCCCAGGGCCTGCGCGAGGAGGCCCTGGCCCAGTGGCGCAAGGTCCTGGCCCAGGCCCCCTGGCGCGCCTCCCTGGCCCTGGCCCTGCACGACGTGCGGGAGGGCCTGGACCTCCCCGGCGAGCCGCCCCCCGGACGCACGGCGGTGTGCCTCTACACCTGCAACAAGGCCCCGGAGGCGGACCGCGCCCTGGCCTCGGCGGCGGACTCCCTGCCGGACGGGGCCTGCCTGCTGGCCCTGGACAACGGCGGCACGGACGAGACCCCCGGGGTCTTCCGGGCCTGGGCCGAGCGCCTGGGCGAGCGCATGGAGGCCGTCCGGCTGCCCGTGAACGTGGGCGCTCCGGCCGCGCGCAACTGGCTGGCTGCCCTTTCGGCGGCCCGGGGCTTCGAGTTCACGGCCTACCTCGACGACGACGCCCGCCTCCCCGCCGACTGGGCCGGGCACATGGGCCGCGCCGTGCGCGCCTACCCGGACGCCGGGGTCTGGGGCTGCAAGGTGTGCGACCGCGACTTCCTCCCCCGCGTCCAGAACGCCGACCACCACCTGGAGGAGTCCCCGGACCCGGAGGGCGGTTTCGCGAGCCCCTGCGCCGACGACCCGGACTTCGGCCAGTTCGACTCCCTGCGGCCCTGCGTCTCGGTGACGGGCTGCTTCCATCTCCTGCGCACGGAGCTTCTGCGGGAGCAGGGCGGCTTCGACATCCGCTTTTCGCCCACCCAGTACGACGACCTGGACCACGACCTGCGCCTGGCCGCGCGCGGCCTGCCGCCCGTGTACAACGGCCACCTGCGCGTGGCCCACGCCGGACTTTCCGGGCGTTCGCCCACCCGCGCGTACCAGGGCCTGAGCCGGGGCAACCTGCTCAAGCTCAAGGCCAAGCACCCGCCCGAGGCGCGCGAGGCCCTGCGCCGCGAGGACGCCGACCGGGCGCTCGCGGACCTGGAGGCCAAACTCGCCCGCCTGGCCCTTGGGAATCGTCTGACGGATTGA